ccaataaaatgttgcttttaaacaggtgaccagtaaatgctgattggttactatgggttactgggcaaacactggacaaatttgctgGGCaaacttgggcagtaacccatagcaaccaatcagtgcttagtgTTTTCAGCCCATCTTATTGGTTagcatgggttactgcccaggtgcaaattgggtcagtctttataaatgacctccacatgtcttttattacataacaccataTTAAAGGGGGACTGTATTGGAAATATGTCAACATTAATGTGTGCTGTAGATTGAGCAAtttaataaaatcagtaaaattatTACCCCTTTTAAACATAGGGTTAACAGTTAACTCCCAACCACCACCAACATCCAAGCTGTATTCTGCTCATTTGCTTCATAAGATTAAGGATAAAGCAATGCCTCCCTTGGTCTCCTGGTAGATCTTTGGGGGAGAAAGAAGCAAATTGGGTGGCTGATTGTTGGTTGGGGGAAGTTAACCCTTTGTATCTTTAAAATAAGTCTGAATGCTTAATTGACtagctttaaaaaatattacaatgtTGTCTCAAATGGATCAGGGAAGTCTTGTCAAGAATGAATACATTTTCAGAACAGAAGTGCAGGTTTCTGTTACCCACAATTGAATTAATGGCAGATACAGAACTGAATGATAGAGGCTGATCCTTATATTAACTTAGTCAGCTATTAAATGCTCCACTAACAGTGTTGTAGTTTCTGTATCTAATAATACAATTACTTATTTAATACAcaaaatatgcatatatttaattAACAGTCAATTTTTTTCCAGTGACCTGCCAGCGGAATCAATAAAGAACCATCTGCTTAAACTGGAGTGCCACTTCACATGGGCTTTTTTCAAAGATGAAACTGATATTGACAATATAGAAGACAGGCTTCATgatcaaattacatttttaccttCTACACACAGAGATAGGCTTCATAATTTATTGGCCTATACAAGTTATTTGAAAGGAGACACTCAAGAAGCAATCAGACAGCTTCAAAAAGCTGAAGAGCACCTGCAAGGAACACAGACTGCTCATCTGGATATCAAAAGAGCCGTGACCTACAGTAATTATGCCTGGCTGTACTACCATTCCAACCAGTTTAGCAAAActcagttttatttaaaaaaagtagaAGCCATTTGCAAGAAATTTGAGTCTTCTCCAGAACATGATATTCTTCTTACTGAGAGATATGGAGAACAGGCCTGGGCTTTGTTAACATTATATGGGAAGTACTGTGAAAGAGCTAAAGAGTGTTTTGAGAAAGGGCTAGTGCTAGATCCTGACAATCCTGAGCTCAACTCAGGATATGCCACAGTGATGTATCGAATAGAAAGTCAACATAACAGAGATTATGGGACAGCTGACTGTACATCATTAGAGTTGCTGAAACGTGCTGTGACATTAAATGAAGATGATACTGTGATTAAGGCTCTTCTAGCTTTGAAATATGCATATTTGTTTCAAGCTGAGGAGGGAGAAAAGGTTATGGAGGAGGCTCTCAGACAAACTCCAGACTCCCCATATTTACTTCGATATGCTGCCAAGTTTTACAGAATTGTAAAAAAGACTGATGATGCTATTACCATTCTGAAAAAAGCCATAAACCAAACTCCCACTTCATGTTCTCTTCACCACCAGATTGGGATTTGTTACAAAGAGAagacaaaaatgttaataaaatctgCAAGGACTGCAAAGTCATTAAACCAGCCTACCAATGCCTATACACGGGACAAAGGTGATGCAATTGCTTCTGCTATCTTTCATTTTGAAAAAGCTATtgaacttaaaaaaatatttgttgatgCCTACATCAATTTAGGTTACATGTATGCTAAAGCAAGTCAGTTTGAAAAAGCTGAAGATATGTTTCAAAGAGCGCTAAATCTGGAAAATATAACATGTGAAGAGAAACAAGAGATTCACTTGAGTTATGCA
The sequence above is a segment of the Xenopus tropicalis strain Nigerian chromosome 7, UCB_Xtro_10.0, whole genome shotgun sequence genome. Coding sequences within it:
- the LOC100489506 gene encoding interferon-induced protein with tetratricopeptide repeats 5; translated protein: MSDLPAESIKNHLLKLECHFTWAFFKDETDIDNIEDRLHDQITFLPSTHRDRLHNLLAYTSYLKGDTQEAIRQLQKAEEHLQGTQTAHLDIKRAVTYSNYAWLYYHSNQFSKTQFYLKKVEAICKKFESSPEHDILLTERYGEQAWALLTLYGKYCERAKECFEKGLVLDPDNPELNSGYATVMYRIESQHNRDYGTADCTSLELLKRAVTLNEDDTVIKALLALKYAYLFQAEEGEKVMEEALRQTPDSPYLLRYAAKFYRIVKKTDDAITILKKAINQTPTSCSLHHQIGICYKEKTKMLIKSARTAKSLNQPTNAYTRDKGDAIASAIFHFEKAIELKKIFVDAYINLGYMYAKASQFEKAEDMFQRALNLENITCEEKQEIHLSYAVFKQFQMRSESEAIRHYKEALLIPNNTKARRFSKSDLEKLAEKKISTAPSDATGFGLLGFIYQQDGEIKQATDYYKKALERDPDNEDYLSALRCMRLSE